The Dyella caseinilytica genome has a window encoding:
- a CDS encoding glycosyltransferase family 39 protein — MNVSVRAPARWQAMVFGLVALITCCGAFVGLSTSGLWIDELFTVHLIHHHGGLGEVFRRVLTDTHPPFYYFFLYDWARLAGMSEWALRLPSAVFAVLAIAIFAAGTRRVLSPVAITFACATAGLSEFWFQQSQNTRSYALSMAFASGLLWLAIALRKRARESNGFPLAHWLGLSVLGFVASFTHAYLLLALGMTLLFLLISLPSWRVRTALVITGLVTLAFNAAYYKMMIHSSAQDLQNMWFTNSAGFFKLETRQAFYDLIPSRIALVIGVLLLFGIQRKFARTPYFTFNELDTRWTTSLAAFVLLGVICCGIGVSLAVAPSYSDRNLLTCAPFAWLLIGRLYDAVGPRGDTPGSKILAALIALLICAHLITLRGRELSRTESWRPSAHFVEQLPGCSSQLLPVMLPYRFGHSTPYFRSLAEREFFGYYLPQDIHAQAYMPAELAARHPVDGLPEVLASRAANADTGSGCTLLAWGIHDLNESSALRVAMDLARQPGVAPRRVLMQEFMTYQLHGLSWQQVPEGYVFLAEPKASGTQVLPPELPPVRLAANDAATLGDHVVVDYLSSYNGASGPPYVVDVYGIQRWTAGKPPREDFLAVHRLTCDPPTSKSNWDVWPDPEIPGCSDRPLPTHAGATIDGRL, encoded by the coding sequence GTGAATGTATCCGTCCGGGCTCCCGCCCGCTGGCAGGCGATGGTCTTCGGACTCGTTGCGCTGATCACTTGCTGCGGCGCCTTTGTTGGCTTGTCGACGAGCGGGCTATGGATTGATGAACTCTTCACCGTCCATCTGATTCATCATCACGGCGGTCTTGGCGAAGTGTTTCGTCGCGTACTCACCGACACGCATCCACCCTTCTACTACTTCTTTCTTTACGACTGGGCCCGACTTGCCGGTATGTCAGAGTGGGCGTTGCGCTTACCGAGCGCCGTCTTCGCCGTGCTCGCCATCGCGATCTTTGCCGCAGGAACACGGCGTGTGCTCAGCCCCGTTGCGATTACATTTGCCTGCGCCACGGCAGGACTTTCCGAATTCTGGTTCCAGCAATCGCAGAACACTCGCAGTTACGCGCTTTCCATGGCCTTCGCTTCGGGATTGCTATGGCTGGCTATCGCATTGCGCAAGCGCGCGCGTGAAAGCAACGGCTTTCCACTGGCGCACTGGCTCGGACTAAGCGTTCTCGGATTCGTGGCAAGCTTTACCCACGCCTACCTGCTTCTCGCGCTTGGCATGACGCTGCTGTTTCTGCTCATTAGCCTGCCGTCTTGGCGTGTGCGTACGGCGTTGGTGATTACCGGCTTGGTGACGCTCGCCTTCAATGCCGCGTATTACAAAATGATGATCCACTCCTCTGCGCAGGACCTGCAGAACATGTGGTTCACCAATAGCGCCGGTTTTTTCAAACTCGAGACAAGGCAGGCCTTCTACGATCTCATACCAAGCCGCATCGCCCTGGTCATCGGGGTACTGCTTTTGTTTGGGATCCAGCGAAAATTCGCGCGTACCCCCTATTTCACGTTCAATGAACTCGACACGCGCTGGACCACTTCGCTGGCCGCTTTTGTCTTGCTGGGCGTGATTTGCTGTGGCATCGGCGTATCACTAGCGGTTGCGCCGTCGTATTCGGATCGCAATCTGCTGACGTGTGCACCGTTTGCCTGGCTTTTGATCGGACGTCTTTACGATGCGGTGGGGCCACGTGGCGATACGCCAGGCAGCAAGATCCTTGCGGCACTGATTGCGCTGTTGATTTGCGCGCATCTCATCACGCTTCGGGGGCGCGAACTGTCGCGGACGGAGAGCTGGCGCCCATCTGCGCATTTCGTTGAACAGTTGCCCGGCTGTAGCTCGCAGTTGCTGCCGGTGATGCTTCCCTACCGATTTGGCCACTCCACGCCGTACTTTCGTTCGCTGGCCGAACGCGAATTCTTCGGCTACTACCTGCCGCAGGATATCCATGCACAGGCCTACATGCCGGCAGAATTGGCGGCCAGACATCCTGTCGATGGCTTGCCCGAGGTGCTCGCTTCACGTGCCGCCAACGCCGACACCGGAAGCGGATGCACGTTGCTGGCCTGGGGCATCCATGACCTGAATGAATCCTCTGCCTTGAGGGTTGCGATGGACCTTGCCCGCCAACCAGGTGTCGCACCACGCCGCGTGCTTATGCAGGAATTCATGACTTACCAATTGCACGGACTAAGTTGGCAGCAAGTACCGGAAGGTTATGTGTTCCTCGCCGAGCCTAAGGCCTCCGGTACGCAGGTGTTGCCGCCCGAGTTGCCACCGGTTCGTTTGGCAGCCAACGACGCAGCCACGCTTGGTGATCACGTCGTCGTCGATTATCTCAGCAGCTATAACGGCGCCAGCGGTCCGCCTTATGTGGTAGATGTCTATGGCATTCAGCGCTGGACCGCCGGCAAGCCCCCGCGCGAGGATTTTTTGGCTGTACATCGTCTCACCTGCGACCCGCCAACGTCCAAGTCCAATTGGGATGTCTGGCCCGATCCGGAGATTCCCGGCTGCAGCGATCGCCCCTTGCCGACCCATGCAGGCGCCACCATCGACGGGCGGCTATGA
- a CDS encoding CHAD domain-containing protein, translating to MALGALASRECRSLQRALARHNDHHGGIHDARRSCRRLRSLLAFMAASLDPQPTAKADKTLRQLTHSFSGLRDAHVAARTARRLAAAHASTITPVLIQQLEERSESLLADALEQDPAWKDRRSKAERIAKLIDALDWQAITPSLAKDALKHSVRRMKKARRVALEQREDEAFHLWRRRTRQLRYQLEFLRRTRHIAGMKKSYTRQYGSRIKQLSLIIDRLGWRQDFQVFLQTLDQLSASVEITALRTTLAKTSSRTAKASAKRAADLQT from the coding sequence ATGGCGCTGGGTGCACTAGCGTCCAGGGAATGTCGTTCTCTGCAACGGGCGCTGGCCAGACACAACGACCACCATGGCGGCATTCACGACGCACGCCGATCATGCCGGCGATTGCGCAGCCTGCTCGCCTTCATGGCCGCATCGCTCGATCCGCAGCCCACAGCCAAGGCTGACAAGACGCTCAGGCAATTGACACACAGCTTTTCAGGATTGCGTGATGCTCATGTAGCCGCGCGCACGGCACGCCGGTTGGCTGCCGCGCATGCATCTACTATCACGCCTGTGCTGATTCAGCAGCTTGAAGAACGCAGCGAGTCATTGCTGGCTGATGCGCTAGAGCAGGACCCTGCCTGGAAAGATCGTCGCAGCAAAGCGGAGCGGATTGCCAAACTCATTGACGCGCTCGATTGGCAAGCCATTACGCCATCACTGGCAAAAGATGCACTCAAACACAGCGTCAGGCGCATGAAGAAAGCGCGTCGCGTGGCTTTGGAGCAACGTGAGGATGAAGCATTCCACCTTTGGCGGCGACGCACGCGTCAACTGCGATATCAGCTTGAGTTCCTGCGCAGGACCCGCCACATCGCCGGCATGAAGAAGAGCTACACCCGGCAATATGGCAGTCGCATCAAGCAGCTCAGCCTCATCATCGATCGGCTCGGCTGGCGCCAGGATTTCCAGGTATTCCTGCAAACACTGGATCAATTATCTGCTTCGGTTGAAATCACCGCCCTGCGCACGACGCTTGCGAAAACATCCAGCAGGACTGCAAAAGCATCGGCAAAGCGCGCGGCCGATTTACAGACTTAG
- a CDS encoding universal stress protein: MFSHILIPTDGSEYALHAAHVGIELAQRVGARIYAFHVLAPLAAVAYFSDVIRHAEDSYTDRAIARAQVHLGDIQDMAKNAGVASDGGYAFDRRPYVAIIGAAKQQHCDLIVMSTHGYATVDRMLLGSETSRVLGCCDVPVLVCH; this comes from the coding sequence ATGTTCTCGCACATCCTGATACCGACAGATGGTTCCGAATATGCGCTGCATGCGGCACACGTCGGTATTGAACTCGCGCAAAGAGTCGGCGCGCGCATCTATGCGTTTCACGTACTGGCGCCGCTCGCGGCGGTGGCGTATTTCTCAGATGTGATCCGGCACGCTGAGGATTCCTATACAGACAGGGCGATAGCGCGTGCCCAGGTGCATCTTGGCGACATACAGGATATGGCGAAGAACGCCGGGGTCGCTTCCGATGGCGGCTATGCCTTCGATCGGCGTCCTTACGTCGCCATCATTGGGGCAGCCAAGCAGCAGCATTGCGATCTGATTGTCATGAGCACGCACGGCTATGCTACGGTCGATCGCATGTTGCTTGGCAGTGAAACGAGCCGGGTGCTCGGCTGTTGTGATGTTCCCGTGCTGGTGTGTCACTAA
- a CDS encoding NAD(P)H-binding protein produces MNVLLFGATGMVGQGVLRECLSAPDVALVQTVGRTTAGQQHPRLREIVLADLFHCDAIAGDLKGFDACFFCLGVSSAGMQEIDYERLTYDLTLSVARMLASLNPGMTFVYVSGAGTDSTGQGRQMWARVKGRTENALRQLPFKAVYLFRPGIIQPLHGIRSKTSSYQFFYSLTQPLLTPLRKLFPNAILSTQIMGQAMLNAVRRGAPKAVLESRDIRTLAQSIPA; encoded by the coding sequence ATGAATGTCCTTCTATTTGGTGCCACGGGCATGGTTGGACAAGGTGTCTTGCGAGAATGCCTGTCGGCCCCGGATGTTGCGCTGGTCCAGACGGTAGGTCGTACAACGGCCGGTCAGCAGCATCCCAGGCTGCGAGAGATCGTTCTGGCCGACCTTTTCCACTGCGACGCTATCGCCGGCGACCTGAAAGGCTTCGACGCCTGCTTCTTCTGCCTTGGCGTTTCGTCAGCGGGTATGCAGGAAATCGACTATGAACGGCTCACCTATGACCTGACCCTGTCGGTCGCCCGGATGCTAGCGTCGCTCAATCCCGGGATGACCTTTGTCTACGTTTCCGGTGCGGGGACGGACAGCACCGGGCAAGGGCGGCAGATGTGGGCGAGGGTCAAAGGCCGTACTGAAAATGCCTTGCGACAGCTGCCTTTCAAGGCGGTGTATCTGTTCCGCCCAGGCATTATCCAGCCCTTGCATGGCATTCGTTCCAAAACGTCTTCCTACCAGTTCTTCTACAGTCTCACTCAACCGTTGCTCACGCCGCTGCGCAAGCTATTCCCGAACGCCATACTCTCCACACAGATCATGGGGCAGGCGATGTTGAATGCGGTCAGGCGCGGCGCGCCGAAGGCCGTGCTTGAAAGCAGGGACATCCGCACTCTGGCTCAAAGCATTCCGGCCTGA
- a CDS encoding NAD-dependent protein deacetylase: MPAETGSPMLREFIERHRRLFVLTGAGCSTDSGIPDYRDADGSWKRSQPVTYQAFMGETLTRQRYWARSLVGWRRFGHAQPNDTHRALARLEQRGNMELLLTQNVDGLHQRAGNTKVLDMHGRLDTVRCMDCEQRSPRHALQQRLLDLNPAWAALDAADAPDGDADLEGHDFSTFVIPPCPQCGGILKPDVVFFGENVPRDRVATAMQALEAADAMLVVGSSLMVFSGYRFAHAAAKAGKSIAAVNLGRTRADPLLNLKIEQPCAQALAFLLEASAAGAEELA; this comes from the coding sequence ATGCCCGCCGAAACAGGTAGCCCGATGCTGCGCGAATTCATAGAGCGGCACCGCCGCCTGTTTGTGCTGACCGGCGCCGGCTGCAGCACGGACTCCGGCATTCCGGATTACCGCGATGCCGACGGCAGTTGGAAGCGCTCCCAGCCGGTGACCTATCAGGCCTTCATGGGGGAAACACTGACTCGTCAGCGTTACTGGGCGCGCAGCCTAGTCGGCTGGCGCCGTTTTGGACACGCCCAGCCCAACGATACCCACCGCGCACTCGCCCGTCTTGAGCAGCGTGGCAACATGGAACTGCTGCTCACCCAGAATGTGGATGGCCTGCATCAGCGCGCCGGCAATACAAAGGTTCTGGACATGCACGGCCGTCTGGACACCGTACGCTGCATGGACTGCGAACAACGCTCACCCCGCCACGCCTTGCAACAGCGGTTGCTGGACCTCAATCCGGCGTGGGCCGCATTGGATGCCGCCGATGCGCCCGATGGCGATGCCGATCTGGAAGGTCACGATTTCAGCACTTTCGTCATTCCGCCCTGCCCGCAATGCGGTGGCATCCTGAAACCCGACGTCGTGTTCTTCGGCGAAAACGTGCCGCGTGACCGCGTAGCTACCGCCATGCAGGCGCTGGAAGCGGCCGACGCGATGCTGGTGGTGGGATCTTCGTTGATGGTGTTTTCCGGTTACCGCTTTGCACACGCCGCGGCGAAAGCCGGCAAGTCGATTGCCGCCGTGAACCTGGGGCGTACGCGTGCCGATCCGCTGCTCAATCTGAAAATCGAGCAACCCTGTGCGCAGGCGCTGGCATTCCTGCTGGAAGCCTCAGCGGCGGGCGCGGAAGAACTCGCGTAG
- the tadA gene encoding tRNA adenosine(34) deaminase TadA, which translates to MADELNSNPILPVFSADDEAYMRRALQLAHHARDAENEVPVGAVLVQDGQIVGLGWNRNITLHDPTAHAEIMALRAAGEKLANYRIVGATLYVTLEPCAMCAMALVHARIGRVVYGTIDPKTGAAGSVFDTLISDRHNHRIDVQGGLLAEESAVLLREFFRARR; encoded by the coding sequence ATGGCTGACGAACTGAACAGCAATCCCATCCTGCCCGTGTTCAGCGCCGATGACGAGGCGTACATGCGTCGCGCCCTGCAATTGGCCCACCATGCCCGCGATGCCGAGAACGAAGTCCCTGTCGGCGCCGTGCTAGTGCAGGATGGCCAGATTGTCGGCCTGGGCTGGAACCGCAACATCACCTTGCACGATCCCACCGCTCATGCGGAGATCATGGCCTTGCGTGCGGCGGGCGAAAAGCTCGCCAATTACCGTATTGTTGGGGCGACGCTTTATGTGACGCTTGAGCCGTGCGCCATGTGCGCCATGGCGTTGGTGCATGCGCGCATCGGGCGTGTCGTCTATGGCACGATCGATCCGAAAACCGGCGCAGCCGGCAGCGTATTCGACACGCTGATCTCGGACCGGCATAACCATCGCATTGACGTACAGGGTGGATTGCTGGCCGAGGAATCGGCCGTGCTGCTACGCGAGTTCTTCCGCGCCCGCCGCTGA
- a CDS encoding DUF2182 domain-containing protein, protein MSQHMLSLRASRHAFVGIVALLFIGSAAMTIIWGAPMSTMDDMPMPGDWTMSMAWMRMPGQTWFGAALSFLSMWITMMMAMMLPSLVPMLWRYREAVVRAGEAPLARLTVSVGAGYFFVWTLLGIAVFPAAVVLTAIAMTYPSLARAVPFLTGVAIVMIGALQFTAWKARHLASCRADLGCCRTFAADAGTAWLYGLRLGVHCVYCCAGLTALLLIMGLMDLRAMALVTATITLERLAPRGERTAQVMGVAIVGAGVFLTAEAAIVGLG, encoded by the coding sequence ATGTCACAGCACATGCTTTCCCTGCGAGCTTCCAGACATGCCTTCGTCGGCATCGTGGCGCTGCTCTTCATCGGCAGCGCTGCGATGACAATCATCTGGGGCGCACCCATGTCGACCATGGACGATATGCCGATGCCAGGTGACTGGACTATGTCGATGGCATGGATGCGTATGCCCGGGCAGACATGGTTCGGCGCCGCACTGTCGTTTCTCAGCATGTGGATCACGATGATGATGGCGATGATGTTGCCTTCCCTGGTGCCGATGCTGTGGCGTTACCGGGAAGCCGTGGTGAGGGCGGGTGAAGCGCCTCTGGCCCGACTGACTGTGAGCGTTGGTGCAGGATATTTCTTTGTGTGGACATTGCTGGGAATAGCAGTTTTCCCCGCAGCTGTGGTGCTGACGGCGATTGCGATGACATACCCGTCGTTGGCACGCGCCGTTCCGTTCTTGACAGGTGTGGCGATCGTGATGATAGGTGCACTCCAGTTCACAGCATGGAAGGCGCGTCACCTTGCCAGCTGCCGGGCGGACCTGGGGTGTTGCCGTACATTTGCAGCAGACGCTGGCACAGCATGGCTATATGGTCTGCGCCTTGGCGTTCATTGCGTTTACTGTTGCGCGGGTTTGACGGCGCTGCTTCTGATCATGGGGCTTATGGACCTACGCGCGATGGCCCTGGTAACGGCAACCATTACCCTTGAACGTCTGGCACCGCGTGGCGAGCGCACTGCGCAAGTCATGGGCGTCGCCATAGTTGGGGCAGGGGTGTTTTTGACTGCAGAGGCTGCCATCGTTGGGCTCGGCTAG
- a CDS encoding DUF899 domain-containing protein, with product MSTHITGTRKEWLAARIGLLQAEKELTRQSDELAQRRQALPWVRVDKDYRFDTDQGSASLVDLFKGRSQLLVYHFMFGPDYQAGCPSCSMIADGFNGLDVHLAHHDVMLWAVSRAPLPALQAFKKRMDWSFPWASSFSSDFNADFSVWFTEEQERHGNVEYNYRHEPVLERHPGEEGGGAASKFATMCGTDTATYRHDRPGMSAFVLEDGVVYHTYSTYARGLDGLWGAYQWLDRAPKGRNEAEGVWWRHHDQYDKT from the coding sequence ATGAGCACGCACATCACCGGAACACGTAAAGAATGGCTGGCTGCCCGGATCGGGCTGCTCCAGGCTGAAAAGGAGCTCACGCGGCAAAGCGACGAGCTGGCACAACGGCGGCAGGCGCTGCCATGGGTTCGCGTCGACAAGGATTATCGATTCGACACCGATCAGGGGAGTGCCAGCTTGGTCGACCTTTTCAAAGGGCGCTCACAACTGCTTGTTTATCACTTCATGTTCGGACCGGATTACCAGGCAGGTTGCCCCTCCTGCTCGATGATCGCGGATGGCTTCAATGGGCTGGATGTTCATCTGGCGCACCACGACGTGATGCTCTGGGCGGTTTCGCGAGCACCGTTGCCGGCATTGCAGGCCTTCAAAAAGCGCATGGATTGGAGTTTTCCTTGGGCATCCTCGTTCTCCAGCGATTTCAACGCTGACTTCAGCGTCTGGTTCACCGAGGAGCAAGAGCGCCATGGCAACGTCGAATACAACTATCGACACGAGCCGGTGCTCGAGCGGCATCCCGGTGAAGAAGGTGGTGGCGCGGCGTCCAAGTTCGCCACGATGTGTGGAACCGACACTGCGACCTATCGCCATGATCGGCCAGGCATGAGCGCCTTTGTGTTGGAAGACGGCGTTGTTTATCACACGTATTCCACCTACGCGCGTGGACTGGACGGACTTTGGGGCGCGTATCAATGGCTCGATCGTGCACCTAAAGGACGCAACGAGGCCGAAGGTGTCTGGTGGCGCCATCACGACCAATACGACAAAACCTGA
- a CDS encoding helix-turn-helix domain-containing protein: MDSLITAAARALAAGDPLCALNWVALREDAPALALRGIAMAQLGELDRARVLVRRAARAFGPKEAVARAKCIVAETEIALASRDLSWPAAPLDAARVTLEQHGDRLNAAHARYLEIRRLLLIGHLDEAEFTLAEFDPDLFPPALRTAHELVVAGIAIRRLHAKTALAALARAQQVAHRAAIPALTAEVENVSRTLNAPAARLLANGKERMLRLEDVEALQTSNAFLVDACSHAVRDEHNAVSLAKRPVLFVLVRALGEAWPADVPRDTLIAVAFRAKFIDESHRARLRVEIGRLRKALRALAKITATRRGFSLLPHDKRLVMVLKRPVDERYGAVLALLADGQSWSSSSLALALGASQRTVQRALDTLAANGKVQSLGHGRARRWMTPPIPGFTTALLLPTPLPGD, translated from the coding sequence ATGGACTCACTGATCACGGCCGCGGCACGCGCGCTTGCCGCGGGTGATCCACTTTGTGCGTTGAACTGGGTCGCCTTGCGGGAAGATGCTCCGGCACTTGCTCTTCGTGGCATCGCCATGGCGCAACTTGGCGAGCTTGATCGCGCGAGGGTATTGGTGCGGCGCGCCGCGCGTGCATTCGGCCCCAAAGAAGCCGTGGCTCGCGCAAAATGCATCGTCGCCGAAACCGAAATCGCACTGGCCTCGCGTGACTTGAGCTGGCCCGCTGCCCCGCTCGACGCTGCACGTGTAACGCTCGAACAACACGGTGACCGGTTGAATGCCGCGCATGCACGCTATCTGGAAATCCGGCGGCTGTTACTGATCGGACATCTGGACGAAGCCGAGTTTACGCTCGCCGAATTTGATCCAGACCTATTTCCACCCGCTTTGAGAACTGCCCACGAGCTAGTCGTTGCCGGCATTGCCATACGCCGCCTGCATGCAAAAACTGCACTCGCAGCACTTGCCAGAGCGCAACAGGTGGCACATCGCGCCGCGATACCCGCGTTGACGGCAGAAGTCGAAAACGTATCGCGCACGCTGAATGCTCCCGCCGCGCGATTGCTGGCCAATGGCAAGGAACGCATGCTGCGATTGGAAGATGTCGAAGCATTGCAAACATCGAACGCCTTCCTGGTGGATGCGTGCAGTCACGCCGTGCGTGATGAGCACAACGCCGTGTCACTCGCAAAGCGCCCCGTACTGTTCGTTTTGGTACGTGCGTTGGGCGAAGCATGGCCCGCCGATGTGCCTCGCGATACGCTGATTGCCGTGGCGTTTCGCGCAAAGTTCATCGATGAATCGCACCGCGCACGTTTGCGCGTGGAAATCGGACGCCTGCGCAAGGCGCTGCGAGCGCTGGCTAAGATAACCGCCACACGACGTGGCTTTTCACTGCTCCCGCACGATAAACGCTTGGTGATGGTGCTCAAGCGCCCTGTCGACGAACGGTATGGGGCGGTGCTTGCCCTGCTCGCCGATGGCCAATCATGGTCGAGCTCTTCGCTCGCCCTTGCGCTCGGGGCCAGCCAGCGCACCGTGCAACGGGCACTGGATACCCTCGCAGCCAACGGCAAAGTGCAATCCCTGGGTCACGGACGAGCCCGCCGCTGGATGACTCCGCCGATACCGGGATTCACGACGGCCTTGTTACTCCCCACCCCCTTGCCTGGCGATTAG
- a CDS encoding PQQ-binding-like beta-propeller repeat protein: MKRSSAEIVREYGPFPGVEQVGGVSFDGQCVWFAAGDTLQAMDPVSGKTVQSIDVPAHAGTAFDGQYLYQLADERIRKVDPKTGQVLATIPGPPGGGSGLAWAEGSLWVGQYRNRKIHQIDAETGAILRTIECSRFVTGVTWVDGELWHGTWEGDESDVRHIDPQTGEVLERLEMPPGTGVSGLESNGSDQFFCGGGGSGKIRAIRRPKRV, encoded by the coding sequence ATGAAACGATCGTCTGCCGAAATCGTCAGGGAATACGGCCCCTTTCCCGGTGTCGAGCAGGTGGGTGGCGTAAGCTTCGACGGCCAGTGCGTGTGGTTTGCTGCTGGCGACACCTTGCAAGCCATGGATCCCGTCAGCGGAAAAACCGTGCAATCGATCGATGTTCCCGCACATGCAGGAACTGCCTTCGACGGCCAGTACCTGTACCAACTCGCCGACGAACGCATCCGTAAAGTCGACCCGAAAACCGGCCAAGTCCTCGCCACCATCCCCGGCCCACCCGGCGGCGGGTCCGGCCTGGCCTGGGCCGAAGGCTCGCTGTGGGTCGGCCAATACCGCAACCGCAAGATCCACCAGATTGATGCCGAGACCGGCGCGATTCTTCGCACCATCGAATGCAGCCGCTTCGTCACCGGTGTTACCTGGGTCGATGGTGAGCTGTGGCATGGAACCTGGGAAGGTGATGAAAGCGATGTAAGACACATCGATCCGCAGACCGGCGAGGTGCTGGAACGATTGGAAATGCCGCCCGGCACGGGTGTGTCGGGGCTCGAATCCAATGGCAGTGATCAGTTTTTCTGCGGGGGCGGAGGCAGTGGCAAGATCCGGGCGATTCGTCGACCCAAAAGGGTTTGA
- the guaA gene encoding glutamine-hydrolyzing GMP synthase — translation MTTNIHSDKILILDFGAQYTQLIARRIREIGVYCEIWAWDHNPSEIAAFGAKGIILSGGPESTTVHGAPKAPQEVFDSGLPILGICYGMQTMAAQLGGATEAADAREFGHACVDVIATDQLFAGLSDHESSHALDVWMSHGDHVAKAPPGFTVTAVTDRIPVAAMSNEAKRWYGVQFHPEVTHTKQGNVLLKRFVTEICGCQTLWTAAHIIDDQIARVREQVGKDHVLLGLSGGVDSSVVAALLHRAIGDQLTCVFVDTGLLRWQEGDQVMATMAEHMGVKVIRVNAAERYFKALEGEADPEAKRKIIGRLFVEIFDEESAKVTAAGHGQVKWLAQGTIYPDVIESAGSKTGKAHVIKSHHNVGGLPEHMKLKLVEPLRELFKDEVRRIGVELGLPRAMVYRHPFPGPGLGVRILGEVKPEYAELLARADAIFIEELRKADLYDSVSQAFAVFLPVKSVGVVGDARAYEWVIALRAVETIDFMTAHWAHLPYDFLGAVSNRIINELRGVSRVVYDISGKPPATIEWE, via the coding sequence ATGACCACCAACATCCACAGCGACAAAATCCTCATCCTCGATTTCGGCGCGCAATACACCCAGTTGATCGCGCGGCGCATTCGCGAGATCGGTGTCTACTGCGAAATCTGGGCCTGGGACCACAACCCTTCCGAGATCGCAGCGTTCGGGGCCAAGGGCATTATCCTGTCCGGTGGCCCGGAATCGACCACGGTGCACGGCGCACCGAAGGCGCCGCAGGAAGTGTTCGATTCGGGCTTACCGATTCTCGGCATTTGCTACGGCATGCAGACGATGGCCGCGCAGTTGGGCGGCGCGACGGAAGCCGCCGACGCACGCGAGTTCGGGCATGCGTGCGTTGACGTGATCGCCACGGACCAGTTGTTTGCCGGCCTGAGCGACCACGAATCCAGTCACGCGCTCGATGTATGGATGAGCCACGGTGATCACGTCGCCAAGGCGCCGCCGGGTTTCACCGTTACCGCCGTCACCGACCGCATCCCGGTCGCGGCCATGTCGAACGAAGCCAAGCGCTGGTACGGCGTGCAATTCCATCCGGAAGTGACGCATACCAAGCAGGGCAACGTCCTGCTTAAGCGTTTCGTGACGGAAATTTGCGGTTGCCAGACACTGTGGACGGCAGCGCACATCATCGACGACCAGATTGCCCGCGTGCGCGAACAGGTCGGCAAGGATCACGTCCTGCTCGGCCTCTCCGGCGGCGTGGATTCGTCTGTCGTCGCCGCGTTGCTGCATCGTGCCATCGGCGATCAGCTCACCTGCGTGTTCGTCGACACCGGCCTGCTGCGCTGGCAGGAAGGCGACCAGGTGATGGCCACCATGGCCGAGCACATGGGCGTGAAGGTGATCCGCGTCAACGCCGCCGAGCGCTACTTCAAGGCACTGGAAGGCGAGGCGGATCCCGAGGCCAAACGCAAGATCATCGGGCGCCTGTTCGTGGAAATCTTTGACGAGGAATCGGCCAAAGTCACCGCAGCCGGTCACGGCCAGGTGAAGTGGCTGGCGCAGGGCACCATCTATCCGGATGTGATCGAGTCCGCCGGCAGCAAGACCGGCAAGGCGCACGTCATCAAGAGCCACCACAACGTCGGCGGCCTGCCCGAGCACATGAAGCTCAAGCTGGTCGAACCGCTGCGCGAACTGTTCAAGGACGAAGTGCGCCGGATCGGCGTGGAACTCGGCCTGCCGCGCGCAATGGTCTACCGTCATCCGTTCCCCGGCCCCGGCCTGGGCGTACGCATCCTCGGCGAAGTGAAGCCCGAGTACGCCGAACTGCTGGCACGCGCCGACGCCATCTTTATCGAGGAACTGCGCAAGGCAGACCTCTACGACAGCGTCAGCCAGGCCTTCGCGGTGTTCCTACCGGTGAAATCGGTCGGCGTCGTCGGTGACGCCCGCGCCTACGAATGGGTCATCGCCTTGCGCGCCGTCGAAACCATCGACTTCATGACCGCCCACTGGGCGCACCTGCCGTACGACTTTCTTGGTGCGGTTTCTAATCGCATTATCAATGAGTTGCGTGGTGTTTCTCGTGTCGTTTATGACATAAGTGGCAAGCCGCCGGCGACTATTGAGTGGGAGTGA